The following are from one region of the Carassius gibelio isolate Cgi1373 ecotype wild population from Czech Republic chromosome A13, carGib1.2-hapl.c, whole genome shotgun sequence genome:
- the LOC128026255 gene encoding hexokinase-1, translating to MIAAQLLAYFFTELKDDQVKKIDKYLYAMRFSDETLRDIMGRFKREMENGLGRDTNPTATIKMLPTFVRSIPDGSEKGDFIALDLGGSNFRILRVKVSHEKKQTVQMESQIYDTPEDIIHGSGTRLFDHVAECLGDFMEKQKIKDKKVPMGFTFSFPCAHTKLDEAVLLTWTKRFKASGVEGMDVVKLLKKAIKKRGDYDADIMAVVNDTVGTMMTCGFDDQRCEVGIIIGTGTNACYMEELRHIDLVEGDEGRMCINTEWGAFGDDGTLEDIRTEFDREIDRGSPNPGKQLFEKMVSGMYMGELVRLILVKMAKEGLLFEGRITPELLTKGKIETKHVSAIEKSKEGLSKAEEILTRLGVEPSKDDCIAVQHVCAIVSFRSANLIAATLGAILTRLKDNKNTPRLRTTVGIDGSLYKMHPQYSRRLHKTVRRLVPESDVRFLLSESGSGKGAAMVTAWASRLADQTRQIAETLAEFRLTKEQLLEVKKRMKTEIQNGLSKNTQSIATVKMLPTYVRSTPDGTENGDFLALDLGGTNFRVLLVKIRSGKKRTVEMHNKIYAIPIEVMQGTGEELFDHIVHCISDFLDYMGMKNTRLPLGFTFSFPCRQTSLDAGILVNWTKGFKATDCEGEDVVGLLRDAIKRREEFDLDVVAIVNDTVGTMMTCAYEEPTCEVGLIAGTGSNACYMEEMRNIETVDGVEGRMCVNMEWGAFGDNGCLDDIRTQYDNAVDDLSLNAGKQKYEKMCSGMYLGEIVRNILIDLTKRGFLFRGQISETLKTRGIFETKFLSQIESDRLALLQVRSILQHLGLDSTCDDSIIVKAVCGAVSHRAAQICGAGMAAVVDKIRENRGLDHLDVTVGVDGTLYKLHPHFSPIMHQTVKELAPNCNVNFLLSEDGSGKGAALITAVGCRIRQQEQKS from the exons ATGATAGCGGCACAGCTTCTGGCCTACTTCTTCACTGAACTGAAGGATGACCAGGTCAAAAAG ATTGACAAATACTTGTACGCCATGCGGTTCTCTGACGAGACTCTGCGCGACATCATGGGCCGCTTCAAAAGGGAAATGGAGAATGGACTGGGACGAGACACTAACCCGACAGCTACCATCAAGATGCTGCCCACCTTTGTAAGGTCCATTCCTGATGGATCAG AGAAGGGAGATTTCATTGCCCTGGATCTGGGCGGCTCTAATTTCCGTATTCTGCGGGTCAAAGTGTCTCATGAGAAGAAACAGACAGTGCAGATGGAAAGTCAAATATACGATACTCCAGAGGACATCATCCACGGCAGCGGGACACGG TTGTTTGACCATGTTGCAGAATGTCTTGGAGACTTCATGGAGAAACAAAAAATTAAAGACAAGAAGGTTCCCATGGGTTTCACGTTCTCATTCCCTTGTGCACACACCAAACTGGATGAG GCTGTTCTGCTAACATGGACGAAACGCTTTAAGGCCAGTGGGGTTGAGGGAATGGATGTAGTAAAGCTTCTAAAAAAAGCCATCAAAAAACGTGGG GACTATGATGCAGATATCATGGCTGTCGTCAACGACACTGTGGGAACTATGATGACCTGCGGCTTTGATGACCAGCGCTGTGAAGTCGGCATTATTATTG GTACCGGCACTAATGCTTGTTACATGGAGGAGCTCAGACACATTGATCTGGTGGAGGGAGATGAAGGGAGGATGTGTATCAATACTGAATGGGGGGCATTTGGAGATGACGGCACATTGGAGGATATCCGAACTGAGTTTGACAGGGAGATTGATCGCGGGTCCCCCAACCCCGGCAAGCAGTT GTTTGAGAAGATGGTCAGTGGGATGTACATGGGTGAGCTGGTGAGGCTGATTTTGGTCAAGATGGCTAAGGAAGGGCTGCTGTTTGAGGGCCGCATCACCCCAGAGCTGCTTACAAAAGGAAAAATCGAAACCAAGCATGTTTCTGCAATTGAGAA GAGCAAAGAAGGACTTAGCAAAGCCGAAGAGATTTTGACACGCTTGGGTGTAGAGCCATCTAAAGATGACTGCATTGCTGTGCAGCATGTTTGCGCTATTGTCTCTTTTCGCTCTGCAAATCTAATTGCTGCTACTCTGGGTGCAATCCTTACACGTCTTAAGGACAATAAGAACACCCCGCGCCTCCGCACCACAGTGGGCATCGATGGCTCCCTCTACAAGATGCATCCACA GTATTCCCGCCGGTTGCACAAAACTGTACGTCGTCTTGTGCCGGAGTCTGACGTTCGCTTCTTGCTCTCTGAGAGCGGAAGTGGCAAAGGAGCTGCAATGGTCACAGCCTGGGCTTCACGATTGGCCGATCAGACACGTCAGATTGCCGAGACTCTGGCAGAGTTCCGCCTGACCAAAGAACAACTGCTGGAGGTGAAAAAGAGAATGAAAACTGAGATCCAGAATGGATTGAGCAAGAATACCCAAAGCATAGCCACCGTCAAGATGCTGCCCACCTATGTGCGGAGCACCCCGGATGGAACAG AAAATGGTGACTTTTTGGCTCTGGATCTGGGAGGTACAAACTTCAGGGTGCTTTTGGTAAAGATTCGCAGTGGCAAGAAACGAACTGTGGAGATGCACAATAAAATCTATGCCATTCCCATTGAAGTAATGCAAGGAACCGGAGAGGAG CTATTTGATCACATTGTGCACTGCATATCTGACTTCCTGGACTATATGGGGATGAAGAACACCCGTCTGCCTCTGGGCTTTACCTTTTCCTTCCCCTGCAGACAAACTAGTCTGGATGCG GGAATTCTGGTAAATTGGACaaagggctttaaagccacagaCTGTGAAGGAGAAGATGTTGTTGGCCTCCTTAGAGATGCGATCAAAAGAAGAGAG GAGTTTGATTTGGACGTTGTAGCCATAGTGAATGACACAGTGGGTACAATGATGACCTGTGCATATGAGGAACCCACATGTGAGGTTGGGTTAATTGCAG GAACGGGTAGCAATGCCTGCTACATGGAGGAAATGCGAAACATTGAGACGGTCGATGGAGTGGAGGGCAGGATGTGTGTGAACATGGAGTGGGGAGCATTTGGAGATAATGGCTGCCTGGATGACATCAGGACTCAGTATGATAATGCTGTGGATGATCTCTCCCTCAATGCCGGCAAACAAAA gTATGAGAAGATGTGCAGTGGCATGTATCTGGGTGAGATTGTACGGAACATCTTGATCGACTTGACAAAGCGTGGCTTCCTCTTCAGAGGACAGATCTCTGAGACCCTGAAGACCAGGGGTATCTTCGAAACCAAGTTCCTGTCACAAATTGAGAG TGACCGTCTGGCGCTACTGCAGGTCAGGTCTATTCTGCAGCACCTGGGCCTGGACAGCACATGTGATGACAGCATCATTGTCAAGGCAGTGTGTGGAGCTGTTTCTCACCGGGCAGCTCAGATCTGTGGAGCAGGAATGGCTGCTGTTGTAGACAAAATCAGAGAGAACCGTGGTCTGGACCATCTGGATGTCACCGTTGGTGTGGATGGCACTCTGTATAAGCTCCATCCACA TTTCTCACCAATAATGCATCAGACTGTGAAGGAGCTTGCCCCCAACTGCAACGTCAACTTCCTTCTCTCAGAAGATGGAAGCGGGAAAGGTGCCGCCTTGATCACTGCTGTTGGGTGCCGCATCCGCCAGCAAGAACAAAAGAGCTGA
- the LOC128026259 gene encoding neuromedin-K receptor-like — protein sequence MDTTLDPLSTSLLYDEEDGNETSTNLFEQPDWQVALWAIAYSLIVIVSFIGNVTVIWIILAHKRMRTVTNYFIVNLAFSDASMASFNTVFNFVYALHNDWYFGLGYCKFQNFFPITAMFSSIYSMAAIAVDRYMAIIHPLKPRLSSTTTKVVIGVIWTVALSLAFPQCYYASTKFYFPRTVCMVEWPDDYGGKHQLSYQIAVIVLIYLLPLLVMLVTYSLVGRRLWGSEIPGEGSNHYQNQMQAKRKVVKMMIVVVTTFAICWLPYHIYFILGSFNRDIYKQHYIQQVYLSIFWLAMSSTMYNPIIYCCLNQRFRSGFRKAFQWCPFIKVSEEDNMELQHMRTFHMRRSYCTGTTSVVVRNHVNEPEDL from the exons ATGGATACCACGTTGGACCCCCTTTCAACGTCTCTTCTCTACGACGAGGAAGATGGAAACGAAACCTCTACCAATCTATTTGAGCAGCCGGACTGGCAGGTGGCACTATGGGCGATTGCATACTCGTTGATCGTAATTGTGTCCTTCATTGGCAATGTCACTGTTATTTGGATCATTCTGGCACATAAACGCATGAGGACAGTGACCAACTACTTCATTGTAAACCTCGCCTTTTCTGATGCATCTATGGCATCTTTTAACACCGTCTTTAATTTCGTGTACGCTTTGCACAATGACTGGTATTTTGGTTTGGGATACTGTAAATTTCAAAACTTCTTCCCAATAACAGCAATGTTCTCAAGTATTTATTCAATGGCGGCTATTGCTGTTGACAG ATATATGGCTATAATCCACCCTCTGAAGCCCAGGCTCTCCTCCACTACTACTAAAGTTGTGATCGGGGTCATCTGGACTGTGGCTCTTTCACTGGCCTTTCCTCAGTGTTATTACGCCAGCACAAAGTTCTACTTCCCTCGGACTGTTTGTATGGTGGAATGGCCTGACGATTATGGAGGAAAACATCAGCTCTC GTATCAGATTGCTGTGATTGTCCTGATCTACTTGCTCCCTCTGCTGGTGATGTTGGTGACCTACAGCCTGGTGGGAAGGAGGCTGTGGGGCAGCGAGATCCCTGGAGAAGGATCAAACCACTACCAGAACCAGATGCAGGCGAAACGCAAG gtTGTGAAGATGATGATAGTGGTGGTGACGACCTTTGCGATATGTTGGCTTCCATACCACATCTACTTCATCCTGGGGAGCTTCAACAGGGACATATACAAGCAGCACTACATCCAGCAGGTCTATTTGTCCATCTTCTGGCTGGCCATGAGTTCCACTATGTACAACCCCATCATTTACTGCTGCCTAAACCAAAG ATTCCGTTCAGGTTTTCGCAAAGCGTTCCAGTGGTGCCCCTTCATCAAGGTTTCTGAGGAGGACAACATGGAACTGCAGCACATGAGAACCTTCCACATGAGACGCAGTTATTGCACTGGGACCACCAGCGTTGTGGTCCGTAATCATGTCAACGAACCAGAAGACCTATAA